The following proteins are encoded in a genomic region of Doryrhamphus excisus isolate RoL2022-K1 chromosome 6, RoL_Dexc_1.0, whole genome shotgun sequence:
- the bnip2 gene encoding BCL2/adenovirus E1B 19 kDa protein-interacting protein 2 isoform X1: MASDVIESEAALKGGNDMNLNNSRPDFGTPRRTSSPSSSGVSGEVEEEELDELQHSTASTVENGEEALEESLTKTNSSQERTTVDNRQKSDAAPEPIGSLERQESVATTEARLRMEGVELKEEWQDEDFPRPLPEEEELDEELFAGASEEGDAGYAVNHGKKEKKKLTAPDISLTLDRSEGSILSDELDESTELDLDDMDTPSDNSNEFEWEDDLPKPKSTELLEKGVESVQQYSASEEREEGRRWRVFRIGDQEHRVDMTAIEPYKRVISHGGYYGDGLNAIIVFAVCFMPESSQPNYRYIMDNLFKYVIGTLELLVAENYMIVYLNGATSRKKMPTVGWLRKCYQQIDRRLRKNLKSLIIVHPSWFIRTVLALTKPFISSKFSQKIKYVYSLTDLAELVPMEYVSIPDCIKLFDEEKNRKSRKRIDQGVHGKVETAAAAIPE; encoded by the exons ATGGCCTCGGATGTGATAGAAAGTGAAGCGGCTCTGAAGGGTGGAAATGACATGAATTTGAACAATAGTCGTCCAGATTTTGGCACACCCAGGCGGACGTCCAGCCCGTCGTCTTCTGGGGTGTCTGGAGAAGTTGAAGAGGAGGAACTGGACGAACTGCAACACAGCACAGCGTCCACAGTGGAAAATGGCGAGGAGGCACTTGAGGAGAgtctaaccaaaacaaacagcTCACAGGAAAGGACGACTGTTGACAATAGACAGAAATCTGATGCTGCACCTGAACCCATTGGAAG CCTGGAGCGCCAGGAATCAGTCGCCACGACAGAGGCCCGATTAAGGATGGAAGGAGTTGAGCTTAAGGAAGAGTGGCAGGATGAAGACTTTCCACG GCCTCTGCCTGAGGAAGAGGAGCTTGATGAAGAGTTATTTGCTGGTGCCTCTGAAGAGGGAGACGCTG GCTATGCAGTGAACCATggcaagaaggagaagaagaagctcACGGCTCCGGACATTAGTCTCACTCTCGACCGCAGTGAAGGTTCCATTCTTTCTGATGAGTTGGATGAAAGTACAGAGTTAGATTTGGATGACATGGACACACCTTCTGACAACAGCAATGAGTTTGAATGGGAAG ATGATCTCCCCAAGCCCAAATCTACAGAACTACTAGAGAAGGGCGTAGAGTCAGTCCAGCAGTACTCTGCTTCAGAGGAAAGGGAGGAGGGCAGACGCTGGCGGGTGTTTCGCATCGGAGACCAGGAGCACAGGGTAGACATGACGGCCATTGAGCCCTACAAGCGGGTTATAAGCCATGGAG GTTACTACGGAGATGGCTTGAATGCCATAATTGTTTTTGCCGTGTGCTTCATGCCTGAGAGCAGTCAACCAAATTACAGATACATCATGGACAATTTATTCAA GTATGTCATCGGCACACTGGAGCTTTTGGTGGCAGAGAACTACATGATTGTCTATCTCAATGGGGCAACCTCTCGGAAAAAGATGCCAACCGTCGGCTGGCTCCGAAAGTGTTATCAGCAGATTGACAGGAG gTTAAGGAAGAACCTAAAGTCATTGATAATTGTCCATCCCTCTTGGTTCATTCGCACCGTGTTGGCACTCACAAAGCCTTTCATCAG CTCCAAATTTAGTCAGAAAATCAAATACGTGTACAGCCTGACAGACCTTGCAGAGTTGGTTCCAATGGAGTATGTGTCCATACCAGATTGTATCAAGCT GTTTGACGaggaaaaaaataggaaaagCCGTAAAAg GATTGACCAGGGTGTGCATGGAAAAGTAGAGACGGCCGCCGCTGCCATCCCCGAGTGA
- the bnip2 gene encoding BCL2/adenovirus E1B 19 kDa protein-interacting protein 2 isoform X3 yields the protein MASDVIESEAALKGGNDMNLNNSRPDFGTPRRTSSPSSSGVSGEVEEEELDELQHSTASTVENGEEALEESLTKTNSSQERTTVDNRQKSDAAPEPIGSLERQESVATTEARLRMEGVELKEEWQDEDFPRPLPEEEELDEELFAGASEEGDAGYAVNHGKKEKKKLTAPDISLTLDRSEGSILSDELDESTELDLDDMDTPSDNSNEFEWEDDLPKPKSTELLEKGVESVQQYSASEEREEGRRWRVFRIGDQEHRVDMTAIEPYKRVISHGGYYGDGLNAIIVFAVCFMPESSQPNYRYIMDNLFKYVIGTLELLVAENYMIVYLNGATSRKKMPTVGWLRKCYQQIDRRLRKNLKSLIIVHPSWFIRTVLALTKPFISSKFSQKIKYVYSLTDLAELVPMEYVSIPDCIKLFDEEKNRKSRKRITMGFF from the exons ATGGCCTCGGATGTGATAGAAAGTGAAGCGGCTCTGAAGGGTGGAAATGACATGAATTTGAACAATAGTCGTCCAGATTTTGGCACACCCAGGCGGACGTCCAGCCCGTCGTCTTCTGGGGTGTCTGGAGAAGTTGAAGAGGAGGAACTGGACGAACTGCAACACAGCACAGCGTCCACAGTGGAAAATGGCGAGGAGGCACTTGAGGAGAgtctaaccaaaacaaacagcTCACAGGAAAGGACGACTGTTGACAATAGACAGAAATCTGATGCTGCACCTGAACCCATTGGAAG CCTGGAGCGCCAGGAATCAGTCGCCACGACAGAGGCCCGATTAAGGATGGAAGGAGTTGAGCTTAAGGAAGAGTGGCAGGATGAAGACTTTCCACG GCCTCTGCCTGAGGAAGAGGAGCTTGATGAAGAGTTATTTGCTGGTGCCTCTGAAGAGGGAGACGCTG GCTATGCAGTGAACCATggcaagaaggagaagaagaagctcACGGCTCCGGACATTAGTCTCACTCTCGACCGCAGTGAAGGTTCCATTCTTTCTGATGAGTTGGATGAAAGTACAGAGTTAGATTTGGATGACATGGACACACCTTCTGACAACAGCAATGAGTTTGAATGGGAAG ATGATCTCCCCAAGCCCAAATCTACAGAACTACTAGAGAAGGGCGTAGAGTCAGTCCAGCAGTACTCTGCTTCAGAGGAAAGGGAGGAGGGCAGACGCTGGCGGGTGTTTCGCATCGGAGACCAGGAGCACAGGGTAGACATGACGGCCATTGAGCCCTACAAGCGGGTTATAAGCCATGGAG GTTACTACGGAGATGGCTTGAATGCCATAATTGTTTTTGCCGTGTGCTTCATGCCTGAGAGCAGTCAACCAAATTACAGATACATCATGGACAATTTATTCAA GTATGTCATCGGCACACTGGAGCTTTTGGTGGCAGAGAACTACATGATTGTCTATCTCAATGGGGCAACCTCTCGGAAAAAGATGCCAACCGTCGGCTGGCTCCGAAAGTGTTATCAGCAGATTGACAGGAG gTTAAGGAAGAACCTAAAGTCATTGATAATTGTCCATCCCTCTTGGTTCATTCGCACCGTGTTGGCACTCACAAAGCCTTTCATCAG CTCCAAATTTAGTCAGAAAATCAAATACGTGTACAGCCTGACAGACCTTGCAGAGTTGGTTCCAATGGAGTATGTGTCCATACCAGATTGTATCAAGCT GTTTGACGaggaaaaaaataggaaaagCCGTAAAAg GATTACAATGGGATTTTTTTGA
- the bnip2 gene encoding BCL2/adenovirus E1B 19 kDa protein-interacting protein 2 isoform X2: MASDVIESEAALKGGNDMNLNNSRPDFGTPRRTSSPSSSGVSGEVEEEELDELQHSTASTVENGEEALEESLTKTNSSQERTTVDNRQKSDAAPEPIGSLERQESVATTEARLRMEGVELKEEWQDEDFPRPLPEEEELDEELFAGASEEGDAGYAVNHGKKEKKKLTAPDISLTLDRSEGSILSDELDESTELDLDDMDTPSDNSNEFEWEDDLPKPKSTELLEKGVESVQQYSASEEREEGRRWRVFRIGDQEHRVDMTAIEPYKRVISHGGYYGDGLNAIIVFAVCFMPESSQPNYRYIMDNLFKYVIGTLELLVAENYMIVYLNGATSRKKMPTVGWLRKCYQQIDRRLRKNLKSLIIVHPSWFIRTVLALTKPFISSKFSQKIKYVYSLTDLAELVPMEYVSIPDCIKLIDQGVHGKVETAAAAIPE, translated from the exons ATGGCCTCGGATGTGATAGAAAGTGAAGCGGCTCTGAAGGGTGGAAATGACATGAATTTGAACAATAGTCGTCCAGATTTTGGCACACCCAGGCGGACGTCCAGCCCGTCGTCTTCTGGGGTGTCTGGAGAAGTTGAAGAGGAGGAACTGGACGAACTGCAACACAGCACAGCGTCCACAGTGGAAAATGGCGAGGAGGCACTTGAGGAGAgtctaaccaaaacaaacagcTCACAGGAAAGGACGACTGTTGACAATAGACAGAAATCTGATGCTGCACCTGAACCCATTGGAAG CCTGGAGCGCCAGGAATCAGTCGCCACGACAGAGGCCCGATTAAGGATGGAAGGAGTTGAGCTTAAGGAAGAGTGGCAGGATGAAGACTTTCCACG GCCTCTGCCTGAGGAAGAGGAGCTTGATGAAGAGTTATTTGCTGGTGCCTCTGAAGAGGGAGACGCTG GCTATGCAGTGAACCATggcaagaaggagaagaagaagctcACGGCTCCGGACATTAGTCTCACTCTCGACCGCAGTGAAGGTTCCATTCTTTCTGATGAGTTGGATGAAAGTACAGAGTTAGATTTGGATGACATGGACACACCTTCTGACAACAGCAATGAGTTTGAATGGGAAG ATGATCTCCCCAAGCCCAAATCTACAGAACTACTAGAGAAGGGCGTAGAGTCAGTCCAGCAGTACTCTGCTTCAGAGGAAAGGGAGGAGGGCAGACGCTGGCGGGTGTTTCGCATCGGAGACCAGGAGCACAGGGTAGACATGACGGCCATTGAGCCCTACAAGCGGGTTATAAGCCATGGAG GTTACTACGGAGATGGCTTGAATGCCATAATTGTTTTTGCCGTGTGCTTCATGCCTGAGAGCAGTCAACCAAATTACAGATACATCATGGACAATTTATTCAA GTATGTCATCGGCACACTGGAGCTTTTGGTGGCAGAGAACTACATGATTGTCTATCTCAATGGGGCAACCTCTCGGAAAAAGATGCCAACCGTCGGCTGGCTCCGAAAGTGTTATCAGCAGATTGACAGGAG gTTAAGGAAGAACCTAAAGTCATTGATAATTGTCCATCCCTCTTGGTTCATTCGCACCGTGTTGGCACTCACAAAGCCTTTCATCAG CTCCAAATTTAGTCAGAAAATCAAATACGTGTACAGCCTGACAGACCTTGCAGAGTTGGTTCCAATGGAGTATGTGTCCATACCAGATTGTATCAAGCT GATTGACCAGGGTGTGCATGGAAAAGTAGAGACGGCCGCCGCTGCCATCCCCGAGTGA
- the gcnt3 gene encoding beta-1,3-galactosyl-O-glycosyl-glycoprotein beta-1,6-N-acetylglucosaminyltransferase 3, protein IRCVVQCGSIEELSLSAMNKRRIFDRFLKGRRLLKILSLIPMALLGLFILWKPDIPVPQQLSADLSACSAILTADLENHKEHLEVLLSSVHRRVLLSEDFYMNITQECGAYVAQRGYFMVPLSEEERDFPIAYSMVIHDQIEMFERLLRAVYAPQNVYCVHVDRKSTRKFHVAVEAIVSCFENVFIAGKLESVVYASWSRVQADLNCMESLLKSHVKWRYLLNTCGTDFPIKTNREIVQGLKALHGRNSMETEATNDYKKQRWQYHYNISDSITRTDVKKSPPPITSPMFSGNAYFVVTRAFVEHVLQDNEVRALLEWEKDTYSPDEHLWATLQRMPSVPGAMPANAKYDVSDMQAMARVVKWSYLAGDVRKGAPYDPCTGVNRRAVCVYGVGDLQWLLRQQHLLANKFDPLVDDIVIRCLEAILYFKALGTG, encoded by the coding sequence ATACGCTGTGTTGTCCAATGTGGATCCATCGAGGAGCTCTCCTTGTCTGCAATGAACAAGAGAAGAATCTTTGACAGGTTCCTCAAAGGCCGACGACTGCTTAAGATTCTGTCCCTCATCCCCATGGCTCTTCTCGGGCTGTTCATCCTCTGGAAGCCCGACATCCCAGTACCACAGCAGCTCTCCGCTGACCTGTCAGCCTGTTCCGCTATCCTCACAGCAGACCTGGAGAACCACAAGGAGCACTTGGAGGTTCTTCTGTCTTCCGTGCACAGACGTGTTTTGCTATCTGAGGACTTCTACATGAACATAACTCAGGAGTGTGGAGCCTACGTTGCCCAGAGAGGCTACTTCATGGTTCCACTCAGTGAGGAGGAGAGGGATTTCCCCATCGCGTACTCCATGGTGATCCACGACCAGATCGAGATGTTCGAGCGCCTCCTGCGGGCCGTTTACGCTCCCCAGAACGTCTACTGCGTGCACGTGGACCGGAAATCCACAAGGAAGTTCCACGTGGCCGTGGAAGCCATAGTTTCCTGCTTTGAGAACGTATTCATAGCTGGTAAGTTGGAGAGTGTGGTCTACGCTTCATGGTCTCGAGTACAGGCAGATTTGAACTGCATGGAAAGTCTGTTAAAGTCACACGTGAAGTGGAGGTACCTGCTCAACACCTGTGGTACAGATTTCCCTATTAAAACCAACAGGGAGATAGTGCAAGGACTGAAGGCCCTCCATGGAAGGAACAGCATGGAAACGGAAGCCACCAACGACTACAAGAAGCAGCGTTGGCAGTATCACTACAACATCTCCGACTCCATCACCAGGACTGATGTGAAGAAGAGCCCGCCACCCATTACAAGCCCCATGTTCTCTGGGAACGCGTATTTTGTGGTCACCAGGGCCTTTGTGGAACATGTGCTGCAGGACAACGAGGTCAGGGCCCTGCTGGAGTGGGAGAAGGACACCTACAGTCCAGATGAGCACCTGTGGGCTACTTTGCAGCGGATGCCCTCTGTGCCAGGAGCCATGCCCGCCAACGCAAAGTATGACGTGTCGGACATGCAGGCCATGGCTCGGGTGGTCAAGTGGAGCTATTTAGCAGGAGATGTGAGAAAAGGGGCACCGTATGATCCATGCACTGGGGTGAATAGAAGAGCTGTTTGTGTGTATGGGGTTGGGGACCTGCAGTGGCTCCTTAGACAACAACACCTCCTGGCTAATAAGTTTGATCCACTGGTGGATGACATTGTCATTAGATGCTTGGAGGCTATTCTCTATTTTAAAGCTTTAGGCACAGGATAA
- the bnip2 gene encoding BCL2/adenovirus E1B 19 kDa protein-interacting protein 2 isoform X4 has protein sequence MASDVIESEAALKGGNDMNLNNSRPDFGTPRRTSSPSSSGVSGEVEEEELDELQHSTASTVENGEEALEESLTKTNSSQERTTVDNRQKSDAAPEPIGSLERQESVATTEARLRMEGVELKEEWQDEDFPRPLPEEEELDEELFAGASEEGDAGYAVNHGKKEKKKLTAPDISLTLDRSEGSILSDELDESTELDLDDMDTPSDNSNEFEWEDDLPKPKSTELLEKGVESVQQYSASEEREEGRRWRVFRIGDQEHRVDMTAIEPYKRVISHGGYYGDGLNAIIVFAVCFMPESSQPNYRYIMDNLFKYVIGTLELLVAENYMIVYLNGATSRKKMPTVGWLRKCYQQIDRRLRKNLKSLIIVHPSWFIRTVLALTKPFISSKFSQKIKYVYSLTDLAELVPMEYVSIPDCIKLITMGFF, from the exons ATGGCCTCGGATGTGATAGAAAGTGAAGCGGCTCTGAAGGGTGGAAATGACATGAATTTGAACAATAGTCGTCCAGATTTTGGCACACCCAGGCGGACGTCCAGCCCGTCGTCTTCTGGGGTGTCTGGAGAAGTTGAAGAGGAGGAACTGGACGAACTGCAACACAGCACAGCGTCCACAGTGGAAAATGGCGAGGAGGCACTTGAGGAGAgtctaaccaaaacaaacagcTCACAGGAAAGGACGACTGTTGACAATAGACAGAAATCTGATGCTGCACCTGAACCCATTGGAAG CCTGGAGCGCCAGGAATCAGTCGCCACGACAGAGGCCCGATTAAGGATGGAAGGAGTTGAGCTTAAGGAAGAGTGGCAGGATGAAGACTTTCCACG GCCTCTGCCTGAGGAAGAGGAGCTTGATGAAGAGTTATTTGCTGGTGCCTCTGAAGAGGGAGACGCTG GCTATGCAGTGAACCATggcaagaaggagaagaagaagctcACGGCTCCGGACATTAGTCTCACTCTCGACCGCAGTGAAGGTTCCATTCTTTCTGATGAGTTGGATGAAAGTACAGAGTTAGATTTGGATGACATGGACACACCTTCTGACAACAGCAATGAGTTTGAATGGGAAG ATGATCTCCCCAAGCCCAAATCTACAGAACTACTAGAGAAGGGCGTAGAGTCAGTCCAGCAGTACTCTGCTTCAGAGGAAAGGGAGGAGGGCAGACGCTGGCGGGTGTTTCGCATCGGAGACCAGGAGCACAGGGTAGACATGACGGCCATTGAGCCCTACAAGCGGGTTATAAGCCATGGAG GTTACTACGGAGATGGCTTGAATGCCATAATTGTTTTTGCCGTGTGCTTCATGCCTGAGAGCAGTCAACCAAATTACAGATACATCATGGACAATTTATTCAA GTATGTCATCGGCACACTGGAGCTTTTGGTGGCAGAGAACTACATGATTGTCTATCTCAATGGGGCAACCTCTCGGAAAAAGATGCCAACCGTCGGCTGGCTCCGAAAGTGTTATCAGCAGATTGACAGGAG gTTAAGGAAGAACCTAAAGTCATTGATAATTGTCCATCCCTCTTGGTTCATTCGCACCGTGTTGGCACTCACAAAGCCTTTCATCAG CTCCAAATTTAGTCAGAAAATCAAATACGTGTACAGCCTGACAGACCTTGCAGAGTTGGTTCCAATGGAGTATGTGTCCATACCAGATTGTATCAAGCT GATTACAATGGGATTTTTTTGA